In Vicia villosa cultivar HV-30 ecotype Madison, WI linkage group LG7, Vvil1.0, whole genome shotgun sequence, the DNA window GGGTTCTTTAAAAAAGGTGAAGAAAGCAAGGTATACAGGCTGCATAATGCCATGTATGGACTCAAACAaactccaagagcttggaataagcaGATAGATAGTTTCCTAAAGGAGAAGGAATTTGTGAAGTACACGATTGAAcatggagtatatgtaagaagaaacAAGAGTGAATttcttatactatgtctctatgtcgatgacttgttaatAACAGATAGCTTCAAGAAAGAGATCAAAGACTTCAAAGGTGATTTTAGCAAGGAATTTGATATGTCAGATCTGGGAAATTTTTCATATTTCCTTGGTATTGAATTCTACAAGATTAGTAGAGGCTTAATGATGCATCGAAGAAGATATGCAAAGGAAAtactcaagagatttgagatggaagattGCAATGCGACTTCGACACCTATTAAACCAAGATTGCAACTTTCAAAAGaatgagatgaagatgatgtcgatCCAACACAATACATAATACTTATTGGGTCATTAAGACACCTTTGTCACACAACGTCTGATCTAGCATACAGTGTAGGTACGgtgagtagattcatgcagaagccaaatgTATTGCATCTAGCAGCGACAAAGGGGATACTAAGGTATCtcaaaggaactctcgactatggaaTTTTAATTTCTACAGTTGATGAAAGAAAAAATGCAAGTTAGTGGTTTACACCGACTCGAGATGGTGTAGTGATGCTAAGGATATTAAAACCCCAACTGACTACGTGTTTATGTTATTATTGGTATAAGTCCTAGAGGCCAATACTTTTGGTACTTATatcgaattatttattaataataaaaggcatttctttattatgtttgtttttccaaaataataaagttcCTATAATAGCAAGCCcgtttaatgaaatgttaagtgtgGCTTAATCATGAGATCCAATTAAACAGAAGGACATTATTCTTAAAGTATCTGTAGTCGAGCTTTATTGTGAAGCGGGATAACATTAAAGCATTAAGACTATTATGTAGATAGACTGGTGATTACATCTCATGGATCAAGGATAAGGAGTTATCAAGTCTTAACATAAGTATGTATATTATGAGTAAAATTTATACTGGATTGATCCGCTATGAGAGTACtacatagaatgttatgcaaagtgtcataagttattctcatggtgATAGTGGTGTATACCACCCTTCGACCTAAAACCACTATGGACCCTAGATGTAGATTTGAGTACTTTATTGTTGATCAAATGTTGTTCGTAACTAGATGACCATAAAGACAGTCGATGGGTACTCCACAAAGCATGTTGAGGGTcatgagtgacctagatggaGTTTGTCCATCATACGTAAGAGGATAAATGTCTACGGGCCCAATATTAAATTGGAAAAGGGTGACACAGTCTATGCCATGTGTTCAATATAGGCATAAGGACAAAAGGATAATTGTACACACAAGTATTATCACATAAAAGGTTTTGTCATATCACATGACATTTTTGTGCTTGGTTAGAAGTGATGTGTTGCTATATACCGTTCACTATTTATTATGTTAAATACGTGATTTAATataagagttaaatatgtttgtggtccttagaaatatctcaattttttttagtcTCTTTTAAAACATGACATATTTTGATCCCAACAAATATTTTATACATACTTGACAATGTTGTTGACCCACTAACAAAGCCTCTTGCGCAGCAGAAGTATGATGGCCATACTCGATGTATGGGTATTAGAGATATTTCTGATTGGCTCTAGCGCTAGTAGGATATTGTTGGTGTAAATCCTAGAGGCCAATGTTTGTGGTACTTGTatcgaattatttattaataataaagacatttctttattatgtttgttttttcaaaataataaagtccctagaatAGCTAGTCCATTAATGAAATGTTAAAtgtgacttaatcatgagatCCGATTAAACATAAGACTATCTAGAGGAATCTACATGCCACCCATTTTTTTATACATGCCACCCCCACGCATTTTGATATTCAAAAATTACCCTTGAACAAGTTAGTGGGGGTGAAGAATGATATTTCCGGTTGAACTTTCAAAATTTTCGAtagaattttcaaaatttctgaCACCCCCTAGTAATTAAAGGTAGATGTGCATTAGAGCTTCCATCTATTATCTTTATCTAGAAACCATAGGGCCGATTTTCCAACTTCTTACTTTTCACATGGGGATGTGTGTTTGCTTGAGGTTGGAGAGAGAAATTAAGCTTGAACGGATGGATCTTTTTCAACGGTATTGATGGAGAGAACTAGAGTAAATCTCGATTTAGGAACCTTCAGGATCACATCCATTTGACCGTAACTGTCAAATATTGGAATATCTAAAATGAAAAGATCCAATAGTTAGATTTCGTAGGAATCAAATGTCAATTTCTTTAGAAAGATCCACTATTTCATTGGGGAACTAAAATTGGTGGTGCATACCCTCAAAGTGATGGTACAAGTTATTCCAATGTAGTGGCAAGAGTGGACCTACAATGTTAGTATTCCAACTTCTATGTCAGATTGTGGAATAACATTTCTTGACGCTAGAATGAGTATTTATAGAATACTTTGGATTCTGCCTTTAGAATTATTTTCACCATGATGTGGTCCATAACATTATTACTATTTTAGATTaaactttaaattatttttatatatttttaaaaaatagaggataaataatttttaattaattatatatttttaaaaaatatattcaaataattGTTTGATGGATACACACGAAAATGACAcacatatatattatatttatatttattcaaatatattatatttatatttgttcAAAGTTCCGGATATTGGGAGAGTAAAAATAGTGCTCATTAATACCATTGATATCTCTAATTATTGAAATCCTAAATTCCTAATTATTCATTGTCTACtactttataaattaataaaaatatatatatatatttatataattgaaacaaTTACTATAAGGTTTAATTAcaattttagtccctttatttttTCGGATTCACGAAACTggtctttttattttaaatttaaacagttttgattccctattttagatttaaacaattttggtccTCCTTTCATACCTTTTCACTTAAAATTAACgatattttcactttttaaatgacaaattacTTGTAAAATATGGCAAATCATCGTATATAAACTTATTATTGAATTTCGtacataaaaatataagttaaaaaataaaaaatctcaacgattttctttgaaaaaatatgaGAGGAGAACTAAAactgattaaatataaaatagagagacaaaaactatttgaatttaaaatagaaagACTAAATTCGTAAATCAGACAAAATAGAGGGCCAAAACTATAATTTAGCCAACTAATAATTAAGTGGCAGCCGGGCAGCATATCAAGAAATGAAATGAAACACAGACACCAAAACAGAATTGGGTATATTAAAAAACCGCACCCCGCAGGTACAGCCAATTTTGTGCCGTCTTTACGGCAGAATTAGACACCCTTATTATCCCAAACTATCACTTGCTCTTAATCTTACTATATATACCCCTAGCTAGCTCCAAACAAACATCATATACTaatattatttcatatatatttttgcTTCTTCAAAAAAATATACtaatattattcatttaaatggcTATTTGTACTACTCGTCATTTGTTCactttctttgtcttcttctgcTTCGCTCTTCGCCTTATTTCTGCTGGTAAGGATTAAATGTATATGCCTGTAAACAATTTTTATGCAATATCTATAATTACATCTCTTGagtgatttcttttttttttttccctATATTCAGATGTTCGTATTGCTGCTGCACTTTGTCAAAGGCCAAGTGGAACATGGAATGGACCTTGTGTCGGCTCTAGCATATGTAATGATCagtgcaaagagagagagaacgCTATCGGCGGAGGCTGCCACGTTTTGGCTTGTTACTGTCATTATTTATGTCACTAATCACGGACGGTGATCGAAATCATGATAAAACATGGAAACAGATGCACTCTTGTATAGGAAAAAAATTACAGTGATTGTAAAATTATAGATTATCTGGTATGTCTTTTAAGTGGTTTACTATATAGAAGGTGTATTTCTATAATGGATCCTAGAACATTGTGATTGGATAGTTTGCTTGTATATTTTTGAGCGATACTATGAAACATTTTAAAGATAATGATTTAGTCAATGACTTATCCTAGTAATTCCTTCTTTGGCTGAAAAACCATTTTTAActgtttttaaaatattgttcTAACAATTTTAAGTTGTTTTTCTTATGTCATGTCTAATGAAGTAGTTATTGACTCAACTTATTAGATTATCTCTACATATTCAACACCCTCCTTAATCATTGAGAACAATAATGTTGAAACCAATAGGTTTCTTCTTGAAGAGTGGTGGAATACTCATTCCAAAGTTTCTGACAAAGCTCAATTAGGTATGACTAGAAACAAGAAACTTGTTCTGGATACCTTGTAATCTAGCTAAAGGGCCTTCTCTTCCTCATGTGATTGATGAAAAGATGAATGCagtgtcaaaaaaaaaaacaccactAGACCTGAAATCTACATTGGATATACTAGAACATGACTTACCACAAAGTAACAAGTACTATTAGATTCATAAAGGCAATGATAAGTAAAATACAGAAACATGTCTCATGCATATCTGGTTGAGATTAAACTGAGAAAATCAGTTGCTGCGTTGAATCCGAATACGGTCATATCTGGTTTACTAGTAGCAATGGTAACACTGCTTAATGACTTGTTTAGAAAAGCGGATCAGTTGCAATAGAAAGAACAGGATCTCCAATACCTGAAGTAAAATCAAATCCTGACATTAAATTATCACCAAACATTACAGCACCAGCTGCCAATGCACCAGCACCGGCTCCCATTGCAAATCCTAGAGGTCCCCTTGGCCTAGGAGCTGTCCCTGATGATGATGGCATGTTAAAGTAACTTGGTGCCAACGCATCATTACTTTGATGAAAAGTCGGAACGTAACCGAAATTTGACGATGGAGGCGGTGGCGGTGGTGGAGTTCTTAGTGGTTGATAACTCGGTCCAGCTCCAGCAGCTGCAGGGTAGGTTGGTCCACCCACATAAGGATTAGAGTAGTTTGAAGGAAATGGCATTGGATGTGAATAAGGTAGATTAGTTTGTGGTTGTTTAAATGGTCTATTGGATGAAACTGGATCCATTTGTTGGTGATATCTTTGTCCATTCCCACCCTTATTACCATTATCTAGCATTATTCCTCCTCCCTCATTACCTGCATCATACAAATATATAGTGCCTCAAATAACTTTGATATTCTTTGAAAGCAaaaaatttatgatatattttcAATAAACAGTTAAATTAAGCACAATGTTTTAAATTGTGATCTGCAACTGCAATTGCGGCCACAATATTGTTGATGCGGTAGTTTTCGAAACCGCATCGGACCACAATTGTGGTGTGATTTGAAATCACGAATCCGTCCACATTAGAAACCACATCACACAACTTCGTCAAAGTTTCTTCAAGTGTTTTTGTCAAAACTCAAAATTTAGAATCTTAAAACTCAAATCATGAAAAATATTAACATTAAGCGTTTTCCAACTATGTATTTCAAACACCTCTTAATAAAAATTCACTCTGCAATGGCCGTAGCCCGTATGCGCATCGCAATTACCACAATGACCGCTATCCTAACACCCACAACCGCACCCGCGACAACAATTTAAGACCATCATTAAACACTTATAGTATAAGCTTTTATAAGGTAAGTGCTTATAGACCCATTTAAATTGACTTGGCATAAGTACTTGTGGACTTTTCCAGAAAATTCCTGGAAACCAGCTTATGACATGTTCATAAAATTTTCAATATATCTCTATAGAAAATAAGTTAAATTGTTACTCCACATATAACCTATAAGGTGTTTCCATAAGCAATTATGTAgagcttatgaaaataagctaAAAAGAATTTATAAACATGTTTTAAGCTCTCAAACAATTTC includes these proteins:
- the LOC131617363 gene encoding uncharacterized protein LOC131617363 — encoded protein: MVKICVEICIISARGVRASPSLWKHQWYAVGWVDPTNKYITKVDASTNTNPHWRTKFSVPVDNSDPSFHDLALSVEVYSRDPFFFSEKLHGSATVLLKEFLAKEMQNEETGSYQLRKKKDNKPRGFVDVSVRVFEDKEESNSYSGNEGGGIMLDNGNKGGNGQRYHQQMDPVSSNRPFKQPQTNLPYSHPMPFPSNYSNPYVGGPTYPAAAGAGPSYQPLRTPPPPPPPSSNFGYVPTFHQSNDALAPSYFNMPSSSGTAPRPRGPLGFAMGAGAGALAAGAVMFGDNLMSGFDFTSGIGDPVLSIATDPLF